A genomic window from Candidatus Nealsonbacteria bacterium includes:
- a CDS encoding polyhydroxyalkanoic acid system family protein codes for MSKIYLRHKTSLLSAEIKEKADNLIEEALGKYKDQVSDFRKEWKGNTLVFLFKVKGFFVSGEVTIEDNLIIVEAKIPLVAAPFKRKIETKFYEKARELFP; via the coding sequence TTGTCAAAAATTTATTTAAGGCACAAAACCAGCTTGTTATCTGCTGAGATTAAGGAAAAAGCGGACAATTTAATCGAAGAAGCTTTAGGAAAATACAAAGATCAGGTTTCTGATTTTCGAAAAGAATGGAAAGGGAATACTTTAGTGTTCCTATTTAAAGTCAAAGGTTTTTTTGTTTCTGGCGAGGTTACAATAGAAGACAATTTAATTATAGTTGAAGCGAAAATACCTTTAGTGGCAGCTCCATTTAAAAGAAAAATTGAAACTAAATTTTACGAAAAAGCGAGAGAGTTGTTTCC
- the rsmI gene encoding 16S rRNA (cytidine(1402)-2'-O)-methyltransferase, protein MGIFYIVATPIGNLEDITLRAIRILKEVGLVLCEDTRVTKFLLERLNIKAQLLSYHQHSQQDKISYILENLKEKNIALVTDSGTPGISDPGNKLIEEALKKFKDEIKIIPIPGPSALTALASVSGFPMDKFLFLGFPPTKNKRKKFFDRVVSSEVSVIFYESSYRILKSLGELEGLNQNLKIVVGRELTKKFETIYRGEIREVIEKIKKDPIKGEFVVITKND, encoded by the coding sequence ATGGGCATTTTTTATATCGTTGCCACACCCATCGGTAACCTGGAAGACATAACCTTGAGAGCTATCAGGATTTTAAAAGAGGTTGGTTTGGTTTTGTGCGAAGATACCAGGGTAACTAAATTTTTATTGGAAAGATTAAATATTAAAGCTCAACTTTTAAGTTATCACCAGCATAGCCAGCAGGATAAAATAAGCTATATTCTGGAAAATTTGAAAGAAAAGAACATAGCATTGGTAACAGATAGCGGAACTCCGGGAATTTCCGACCCGGGAAACAAACTAATTGAAGAAGCGCTAAAAAAATTTAAGGATGAAATAAAAATTATTCCTATTCCTGGTCCTTCGGCTTTAACAGCCCTGGCGAGCGTATCGGGTTTCCCAATGGATAAGTTTTTATTCTTAGGCTTTCCACCAACCAAGAACAAAAGAAAGAAATTTTTTGACAGAGTTGTAAGCTCTGAAGTGTCCGTTATTTTTTATGAATCTTCTTATAGAATTTTAAAGAGTTTGGGCGAGCTTGAAGGTTTAAACCAAAATTTAAAAATTGTTGTCGGTCGAGAACTGACCAAGAAATTTGAAACAATTTATCGGGGAGAAATTAGAGAAGTGATAGAAAAAATAAAAAAAGACCCGATAAAAGGAGAATTTGTGGTAATTACAAAAAATGATTAA
- a CDS encoding glycine--tRNA ligase yields the protein MENLMEKIVSLAKRRGFIFPSSEIYGGFGSCYDFGPLGVEMKKNIKEAWWQEMTKNKENIVGLDAAILMSPKVWEASGHLAAGFADELVECKKCKKRFRADQIDKNCPECEGELAKPRKFNLMMKTFVGPVEEEASKTYLRAETCQGIYMNFSNVLFSMRLKIPFGICQVGKAFRNEINPKDFIYRTREFEQMELQWFCNPKEADKWFNFWKEERMKWYLALGVKKENLRFKDHEKKDLAHYAKAGVDIEYKFPFGWKEIEGIHNRGDWDLSNHAKNSGQDLSYFDEGTKEKYIPYVIETSGGVDRTFLTFLIDAYEEIEGGRTETTKSAKESEAILKLNKQLSPIKAAVFPLVKNKPELVKKAKEIYKILKNKFNCQYDELGSIGRRYRRQDEVGTLFAITIDFETLEKDDVTVRDRDTMKQERIKIKDLAVFLTDKINV from the coding sequence ATGGAAAATTTAATGGAAAAAATAGTATCTTTAGCTAAAAGAAGGGGATTTATCTTTCCCTCGTCTGAAATTTACGGCGGATTTGGGTCTTGCTATGATTTTGGCCCTCTTGGCGTTGAAATGAAGAAAAATATCAAAGAAGCCTGGTGGCAAGAAATGACCAAAAACAAAGAAAACATCGTGGGTTTGGATGCGGCAATTTTAATGTCGCCCAAGGTTTGGGAGGCATCCGGACATTTAGCCGCCGGGTTTGCCGATGAACTGGTGGAATGTAAAAAGTGCAAAAAAAGATTCAGGGCCGACCAAATAGATAAAAATTGCCCGGAATGTGAGGGAGAATTAGCCAAACCGAGAAAATTCAATTTAATGATGAAAACTTTCGTGGGACCCGTAGAAGAAGAAGCCTCAAAAACCTATTTAAGGGCGGAAACTTGCCAGGGAATTTATATGAATTTTTCCAATGTTTTATTCTCTATGCGTTTAAAAATTCCTTTCGGTATTTGCCAAGTCGGCAAAGCTTTCAGAAACGAGATTAATCCCAAGGATTTTATTTATCGAACCCGAGAATTTGAGCAGATGGAGCTTCAATGGTTTTGCAACCCCAAGGAAGCGGATAAGTGGTTTAATTTTTGGAAAGAAGAAAGAATGAAATGGTATTTGGCTTTGGGGGTTAAAAAAGAAAATTTGCGTTTTAAAGACCATGAGAAAAAAGATTTAGCTCATTATGCCAAAGCCGGCGTTGATATTGAGTATAAGTTTCCCTTTGGCTGGAAAGAAATTGAAGGCATTCATAATCGGGGAGATTGGGATTTATCTAATCATGCCAAAAACAGCGGCCAGGATTTGAGTTATTTTGACGAGGGAACCAAAGAAAAATATATTCCCTATGTTATTGAAACTTCGGGCGGAGTAGACAGAACCTTTTTAACTTTTTTAATTGATGCTTATGAAGAAATTGAAGGCGGAAGAACTGAAACCACCAAATCTGCCAAAGAAAGCGAAGCTATTCTTAAATTAAACAAGCAATTATCTCCGATAAAAGCAGCTGTTTTTCCTTTGGTAAAAAATAAGCCTGAATTAGTCAAAAAAGCAAAAGAAATTTATAAAATATTGAAAAATAAATTTAATTGTCAGTATGATGAATTGGGCTCAATCGGGCGCCGATATAGAAGACAAGATGAAGTAGGCACTCTGTTTGCGATAACGATTGATTTTGAAACTTTAGAAAAAGATGATGTGACTGTCAGAGACAGAGATACGATGAAACAGGAAAGAATAAAAATAAAAGATTTAGCCGTTTTTTTAACCGACAAAATTAATGTATAA
- a CDS encoding TatD family hydrolase, with amino-acid sequence MLIDSHSHLNFSAFKEDREKIIKECLKNNIWMINVGSQYDTSKKAVEIAEQYEKGVYAAIGLHPIHLDTGLVKMRIDEEEVEFNSKEENFDYQKYKELAKSKKVVAIGETGFDYYWRPKTTAKKELFRQKQKELFLEHLKLAKELQLPVIFHCRMAQKDLIKTLLENSELKPQKAVAHSFVGNKEDLKQYLDLGYYIGFNGIIFKKIQGINFEEVIKETPLEKLLIETDCPYLAPPPFLGERNTPIYVRYVAEKIARIKNRKIEEIEEITSQNAKQLFNI; translated from the coding sequence ATGTTAATTGATTCCCACAGCCATCTTAATTTTTCGGCTTTCAAAGAAGATAGAGAAAAAATCATCAAAGAATGTCTGAAAAATAATATTTGGATGATAAATGTTGGCAGCCAATACGATACTTCCAAAAAAGCCGTAGAAATTGCCGAGCAATACGAAAAAGGAGTTTATGCAGCAATCGGGCTTCATCCAATTCATTTGGATACTGGTTTGGTAAAAATGAGAATAGATGAGGAAGAGGTAGAGTTTAATAGTAAGGAAGAAAATTTTGATTACCAAAAATACAAAGAATTAGCCAAGTCCAAAAAAGTGGTAGCTATCGGAGAGACCGGATTTGATTATTACTGGAGGCCGAAAACAACAGCAAAAAAAGAACTATTCAGGCAAAAACAGAAAGAATTGTTTTTGGAGCACTTAAAACTGGCGAAAGAATTACAATTACCTGTAATTTTTCATTGTAGGATGGCTCAAAAAGATTTAATCAAAACGCTTTTGGAAAACTCGGAATTAAAACCGCAAAAAGCCGTAGCCCATAGTTTTGTGGGTAATAAGGAAGATCTTAAACAATATTTGGATTTAGGATATTACATCGGATTCAACGGAATAATTTTTAAAAAAATACAAGGAATTAATTTTGAAGAAGTGATCAAAGAAACGCCATTAGAAAAACTTTTAATAGAAACAGATTGTCCTTATTTGGCTCCTCCGCCCTTTTTAGGGGAGAGGAACACTCCTATATATGTAAGATATGTTGCAGAGAAAATAGCCCGGATAAAAAATAGAAAAATTGAAGAAATTGAAGAAATAACTTCTCAAAACGCCAAACAATTATTTAATATTTAA
- a CDS encoding AI-2E family transporter, translating to MSNIEIKKIDISWSAIFKILAVIIVIYFLYLIKSLLVWFVFALVISILFEPAIEILTKRKISRLFAVIFVYFLIFSVFSLAIYISLPFLISEIQHFSQVFPQKFPIYFEKASPIFQELGLEKISSTGNVLDIIKKHFLGMSQDIFSTVLIIFGGIFSAFFTVSMAIFISLEKNFIERILKFFLPKKYEEHFLSLWKNSKEKVIGWFLMRIVGVIFIGLSSCLAFRLINIDYPVSLGVLFGLSDFIPIVGPAIAAIIIFMVVSVDNIFKGILILIAMWSIGAIENMVLFPAISKKMINVSPLLVLVGLFIGGKIWGIAGIILFVPLLAILFEFFKDFLKEKNKLVI from the coding sequence ATGAGCAACATTGAAATAAAAAAAATAGATATTTCTTGGTCGGCAATTTTTAAAATTTTAGCGGTAATTATCGTTATTTATTTTCTTTACTTAATAAAAAGCTTGCTTGTCTGGTTCGTTTTTGCCTTGGTTATTTCTATTTTATTTGAACCGGCCATTGAAATTTTGACAAAAAGAAAAATTTCCAGGCTTTTTGCCGTAATTTTTGTTTATTTTTTGATCTTTAGTGTTTTTAGTTTGGCTATTTATATATCCTTGCCATTTTTAATTTCTGAAATTCAGCATTTTTCTCAGGTTTTCCCGCAAAAGTTTCCAATTTATTTTGAAAAAGCTTCTCCGATATTTCAGGAGCTTGGATTGGAAAAAATTTCAAGCACTGGAAACGTTTTAGACATTATTAAAAAACATTTTCTGGGAATGAGCCAGGATATTTTTAGCACTGTTTTAATTATTTTTGGCGGTATTTTTTCCGCTTTTTTTACCGTCAGTATGGCTATTTTTATATCCTTGGAAAAAAATTTCATAGAAAGAATTTTAAAATTTTTTCTTCCTAAAAAATACGAAGAGCATTTTTTAAGCCTTTGGAAGAATTCGAAAGAAAAAGTCATCGGTTGGTTTTTGATGAGGATTGTGGGTGTTATTTTTATTGGTTTAAGTTCTTGTTTGGCTTTCAGGCTTATAAACATTGACTACCCGGTTTCCTTAGGAGTTCTTTTCGGTTTATCGGATTTTATTCCAATCGTTGGTCCGGCAATAGCCGCAATTATAATTTTTATGGTGGTTTCGGTAGATAATATTTTTAAGGGAATTTTAATATTAATAGCAATGTGGTCGATTGGGGCAATTGAAAATATGGTTTTGTTTCCGGCAATATCTAAAAAAATGATAAATGTTTCGCCCCTTTTAGTTTTAGTTGGGTTGTTTATTGGCGGAAAAATTTGGGGCATCGCCGGAATAATTTTATTTGTTCCCTTGCTGGCAATTTTATTCGAGTTTTTTAAAGATTTTTTAAAAGAGAAAAATAAACTGGTAATCTAA
- the glmS gene encoding glutamine--fructose-6-phosphate transaminase (isomerizing): MCGIVGYIGKKPALPILVSGLKRLEYRGYDSFGFFALNKSEHFLLKKVGKISEWEKNLLDISFAGKIGIGHTRWATTGDVTEANAHPHFDCTNNIFLVHNGIMENYEQIKNKLTKEGHSFVSETDTEVFCHLIEKYFQGNLEEAVTQALREVRGNYGIAVISKKDPNKIVLAKFGAPLLVGVSKDEYFVASDPAAMVSYTRQIINLDDNEVAVISPDNHFLLKEKPIKQIDWEIQEADKKDYSHFMLKEIFEEPDVIQEAIRGRMELEKGIARLGGLEQARERLNKIEKLILVGCGTARYAAMVGECMFEEYAQLPTKTEIASEFRYRKPILDEKTAILAISQSGETADTLEAIKEARRKGSLALGLVNVVGSSMSRETDAGVYNRAGVEIGVAATKSFVSQLTILALMTVYLGRKREMSFVTGKRILEELKKLPDFARKILKQSDFIKELAKKYSGYRNFFYLGRKYNYPVALEGALKLKEIAWKIHAEGNAGGEIKHGSLALIDQNVPTFCICTSDSVYDKMKNAIGEIKSRHGKILAIATEGNEEIKKIVDDVIYIPKTLEMLTPILSVIPIHLFAAYLGLELGLDIDKPRNLAKSVTVE, from the coding sequence ATGTGCGGAATCGTAGGTTATATTGGTAAAAAACCAGCACTTCCTATTTTAGTTTCAGGATTAAAACGGCTTGAATACCGAGGCTATGATAGTTTCGGTTTTTTTGCTTTAAATAAAAGCGAACATTTTCTTTTGAAAAAAGTCGGCAAGATTTCCGAATGGGAGAAAAATTTATTGGACATCAGTTTTGCGGGAAAAATAGGCATTGGCCATACTCGCTGGGCAACCACCGGAGATGTCACGGAAGCTAACGCCCATCCCCACTTTGATTGCACTAACAACATTTTTTTAGTGCACAACGGCATAATGGAAAATTACGAGCAGATTAAAAATAAACTAACAAAAGAAGGCCATTCTTTTGTTTCTGAAACCGATACGGAAGTTTTTTGTCATTTAATTGAAAAATATTTTCAAGGTAATTTGGAAGAAGCGGTAACGCAAGCCCTGAGAGAAGTCAGGGGCAACTATGGCATTGCCGTTATTTCCAAAAAAGACCCTAATAAAATTGTTTTAGCCAAATTTGGCGCCCCCCTTTTAGTCGGGGTTTCCAAAGACGAGTATTTTGTGGCTTCCGACCCGGCCGCCATGGTTTCTTATACCCGCCAGATAATTAATTTAGACGACAATGAAGTGGCGGTAATATCTCCGGACAACCATTTTCTTTTAAAAGAAAAACCCATAAAACAGATTGACTGGGAAATCCAGGAAGCGGACAAAAAAGATTATTCTCATTTTATGTTGAAAGAAATTTTTGAAGAACCGGATGTTATTCAGGAAGCAATCAGGGGAAGAATGGAGTTGGAAAAAGGCATAGCGAGATTGGGAGGACTGGAGCAAGCGCGGGAAAGATTAAATAAAATAGAAAAATTAATTTTAGTCGGTTGCGGGACGGCCAGATACGCGGCAATGGTGGGAGAGTGTATGTTTGAAGAATATGCTCAGCTTCCCACTAAAACCGAAATTGCTTCAGAGTTTCGTTACAGAAAACCGATTTTAGATGAAAAAACGGCAATTTTAGCAATTTCCCAATCAGGCGAGACAGCTGATACTCTTGAAGCAATAAAAGAAGCAAGAAGAAAAGGAAGCTTGGCTTTGGGCCTTGTTAATGTAGTGGGCTCTTCAATGTCCAGAGAAACGGATGCCGGAGTTTATAACAGGGCCGGAGTGGAAATTGGAGTGGCGGCTACCAAATCCTTTGTTTCCCAGCTTACCATTTTAGCCTTGATGACGGTTTATTTGGGCAGAAAAAGAGAAATGAGCTTTGTTACTGGCAAAAGAATTCTTGAAGAGCTAAAAAAATTGCCGGACTTCGCCCGAAAAATTTTAAAACAATCCGATTTCATAAAAGAACTTGCCAAAAAATATTCCGGATATCGAAATTTTTTTTATCTTGGGAGAAAATATAATTATCCCGTTGCTTTGGAGGGTGCTTTGAAATTAAAAGAAATCGCCTGGAAAATTCACGCCGAGGGCAATGCCGGCGGGGAAATAAAGCATGGCTCTTTAGCTTTGATTGACCAGAATGTTCCCACTTTTTGCATTTGCACTTCGGATTCAGTTTACGACAAAATGAAAAACGCCATTGGCGAGATTAAATCGCGCCACGGAAAAATATTAGCTATTGCCACCGAAGGCAATGAAGAAATTAAAAAAATAGTCGACGACGTAATTTATATCCCAAAAACCCTGGAAATGTTGACCCCGATTTTATCAGTAATCCCCATACATTTATTCGCCGCTTATTTGGGATTAGAATTGGGTTTGGATATTGATAAACCTCGAAACTTAGCAAAGTCGGTGACAGTTGAATAG
- a CDS encoding GIY-YIG nuclease family protein → MNPVRNAKIWYVYVLHNREGHWYTGSTKDLRKRILSHNLIKNRSTKYGVPWKIIYCEISINQKDARARERYLKSGMGRKYLKNRLKFFFAEGF, encoded by the coding sequence ATGAACCCCGTTAGAAACGCGAAGATATGGTATGTCTATGTTTTGCATAACAGAGAAGGTCATTGGTATACAGGCTCAACCAAAGATTTGCGAAAAAGAATTTTAAGCCATAATTTAATAAAAAATAGGTCCACAAAATATGGGGTTCCTTGGAAAATAATATATTGCGAAATTAGTATTAATCAAAAAGATGCCCGAGCAAGAGAAAGATATTTAAAATCTGGTATGGGTAGGAAATACCTTAAAAACAGATTAAAATTCTTTTTCGCCGAGGGTTTCTAA
- a CDS encoding NUDIX hydrolase gives MENIVNAIILKDNKLLTIKRKIDPWPGMYGLPGGHIEEEENRIESLKRELKEEIGLEIKVNGSDFLGIETLRHESREFKIFFYKAEIVGGEEKSQKEEVEEIKWFGFDDFVQNLKEFKFSPDYIKRISNIAKLGGCHS, from the coding sequence ATGGAAAATATTGTTAATGCAATAATATTAAAAGATAACAAACTTCTAACCATTAAAAGAAAAATAGATCCTTGGCCAGGCATGTATGGATTACCAGGGGGACACATTGAAGAAGAGGAAAATAGAATAGAATCTCTAAAAAGAGAATTAAAGGAAGAGATAGGTCTCGAGATTAAAGTTAATGGATCAGACTTTCTTGGAATTGAAACATTAAGACATGAATCAAGAGAATTTAAGATTTTCTTTTATAAAGCCGAAATTGTCGGAGGAGAAGAAAAATCCCAGAAAGAAGAAGTTGAAGAAATAAAATGGTTTGGTTTTGATGATTTTGTTCAAAATCTTAAAGAATTTAAATTTTCTCCTGACTATATAAAAAGAATTTCTAATATAGCAAAGTTAGGGGGTTGTCATTCGTAA
- a CDS encoding class I tRNA ligase family protein, giving the protein MIKKPKKFYITTSLAYTNALPHIGFALELIQADVLARYHRVLGEDVFFLTGTDEHGTKVARKAEESGKNPKDFTDELSNKFKQLAKVLNLSNNDFIRTTDQKRHWPAVQIAWKKFEENGDIYKKKYRGLYCVGCEAFITKKDLVEGKCEIHQKEPEAIEEENYFFKLSKYSEKIKELIKKDEIKIIPEERKNEMLSFVEQGLDDISFSRPRKDLEWGIPVPGDDSQTIYVWADALTNYISALDYPKGKNFEKFWPADIHFLGKDILRFHSIIWPAMLLSLKLPLFKKIFVHGFITSDGQKMSKSLGNVVNPFELIEKYGTDAVRYFLLREISPTQDGDFTHEKFKERYNADLANGVGNLISRVLTLIEKRFDGKILKSLKKEPSLLIEKKENYNKLLVDLKIDQVLKEIMLICSDLDNRIDKEQIYKADSLVLSDALYIFAETIRIWAWLVSPFLPETADKVFERLGLDIKKEKNKKFEEAIKWGGLKPGTKIKKGSPLFPRI; this is encoded by the coding sequence ATGATTAAAAAACCTAAAAAATTTTATATCACAACCAGCCTCGCCTATACTAATGCTTTGCCTCACATTGGTTTTGCCTTGGAATTAATACAGGCTGACGTTTTAGCGCGTTACCATCGTGTTTTAGGTGAAGACGTCTTCTTTTTAACCGGCACAGATGAGCATGGAACAAAGGTGGCCAGAAAGGCCGAGGAATCAGGAAAAAATCCAAAAGACTTTACGGACGAACTTTCAAATAAGTTCAAGCAATTAGCGAAAGTTCTTAATTTATCAAATAATGATTTTATCAGAACCACGGACCAAAAACGTCATTGGCCGGCGGTTCAAATTGCCTGGAAAAAATTTGAAGAAAACGGAGATATTTATAAGAAAAAATACAGAGGTCTTTATTGCGTGGGGTGCGAGGCTTTTATAACCAAAAAAGATTTAGTTGAAGGTAAGTGTGAAATTCACCAAAAAGAGCCGGAAGCAATAGAAGAAGAAAATTATTTTTTTAAACTTTCAAAATATTCAGAAAAAATAAAAGAACTTATCAAGAAAGATGAAATTAAAATAATTCCCGAGGAAAGAAAAAATGAAATGTTGAGTTTTGTTGAACAGGGATTGGATGATATAAGCTTTTCCAGGCCCAGAAAAGATTTGGAGTGGGGGATTCCCGTGCCGGGTGACGACAGCCAAACAATATATGTTTGGGCAGACGCTTTAACGAATTATATTTCCGCCTTGGACTATCCAAAGGGAAAAAATTTTGAAAAATTCTGGCCGGCAGATATTCATTTTTTAGGAAAAGATATCTTAAGGTTTCATTCAATAATTTGGCCGGCGATGCTTCTATCTTTAAAACTACCTTTGTTTAAAAAAATTTTTGTTCATGGTTTTATTACCTCTGATGGGCAGAAGATGTCAAAATCATTAGGGAACGTGGTTAACCCGTTTGAATTAATTGAAAAATACGGAACTGACGCTGTCCGTTATTTTCTATTGCGGGAAATTTCTCCAACTCAAGACGGAGATTTTACTCACGAAAAATTTAAAGAAAGATATAATGCTGATTTGGCTAACGGCGTGGGAAATTTAATAAGCAGAGTATTAACCTTGATTGAGAAAAGATTTGACGGAAAAATACTAAAAAGCTTAAAAAAAGAGCCTAGTTTGTTAATAGAAAAAAAAGAAAATTATAATAAGTTATTAGTTGATTTAAAAATAGACCAAGTCTTGAAAGAAATTATGTTAATTTGTTCTGATTTGGACAATAGAATTGATAAAGAGCAAATTTACAAAGCCGATTCTCTGGTTTTATCCGATGCGCTTTATATTTTTGCTGAAACCATTAGAATTTGGGCTTGGCTGGTTTCACCTTTTCTGCCGGAAACCGCAGATAAAGTTTTTGAACGGTTGGGCTTAGATATTAAGAAAGAAAAGAATAAAAAATTTGAAGAAGCTATAAAATGGGGCGGTTTGAAACCAGGCACTAAAATTAAAAAAGGAAGCCCCTTATTTCCAAGAATTTAA
- a CDS encoding pitrilysin family protein, with protein sequence MYKKTTLSNGLRIITIPMKGTKAVTVLVTVGTGSKYETKENNGISHFLEHMSFKGTKKRPSSLEINETIDRIGGFNNAFTGKEETGYWAKADSKYLDLLLDWVSDILLNSKLGEKEIENEKGVIVEELNLRFDTPIVYIEDFWEEMLYKNQPAGWSLGGEKENIMKLKRPNFLDYLKNYYSSKNIIICIAGNINSKIVEKKINKYFKNINTRNPKSKLKVIEKQKKPEAALHFKDAGQTQIALGVRGFNLFQPQRIAQALLAKILGGFMSSRLFILMRDKKGLTYYVRTSSESYTDTGYLVTWTGVDNNRVEEAIKLILKEYQSFKNKKIDKSELQKAKENIKGNLTLSLESSDAQASFYTDQELLTGKILNPEEIFKKVDAVTVGDIQKLAKDIFKPEKLNLALIGPFKNKEKFNKLLKI encoded by the coding sequence ATGTATAAAAAAACTACTCTTTCGAACGGATTAAGAATAATTACGATTCCGATGAAAGGCACCAAGGCGGTGACTGTTTTAGTTACAGTGGGGACCGGCTCAAAATACGAAACCAAGGAAAATAACGGCATTTCTCATTTTTTAGAACACATGTCTTTTAAAGGAACAAAAAAGCGCCCCAGTTCTTTAGAAATAAACGAAACAATAGACAGAATCGGAGGGTTCAATAACGCTTTTACCGGTAAAGAAGAAACCGGTTATTGGGCAAAAGCAGATTCAAAATATTTAGATTTATTGTTGGATTGGGTTTCGGATATTTTATTAAATTCAAAACTTGGAGAAAAAGAAATTGAAAACGAAAAAGGAGTGATTGTTGAAGAGCTAAATTTACGTTTTGATACGCCGATTGTTTATATCGAGGATTTTTGGGAAGAGATGCTTTATAAAAATCAGCCGGCTGGTTGGTCGTTGGGCGGGGAAAAAGAAAACATAATGAAACTTAAAAGACCTAATTTTTTAGATTATTTAAAAAATTATTATTCTTCAAAAAATATTATAATTTGTATTGCCGGGAACATAAACTCAAAAATTGTTGAGAAAAAAATTAATAAGTATTTTAAAAATATAAATACAAGAAATCCGAAGTCAAAATTAAAAGTAATTGAAAAACAGAAGAAACCCGAAGCCGCGCTTCATTTTAAAGATGCCGGCCAAACCCAGATAGCCCTGGGAGTAAGAGGGTTTAATCTTTTTCAACCCCAAAGAATTGCTCAAGCGCTACTAGCTAAAATTTTAGGAGGATTTATGAGCTCCAGGCTTTTTATCTTAATGAGAGATAAAAAGGGGCTAACTTATTATGTCAGAACTTCATCAGAATCTTACACCGATACTGGTTATTTGGTTACTTGGACTGGGGTAGATAATAATAGGGTTGAGGAGGCAATAAAATTAATCCTTAAAGAATACCAGTCTTTTAAAAATAAAAAGATAGATAAATCCGAGTTGCAAAAAGCAAAAGAAAACATAAAAGGAAATTTGACCTTGTCTTTGGAATCTTCTGATGCTCAAGCTTCTTTCTATACTGACCAGGAATTATTAACCGGTAAAATTTTAAATCCTGAAGAAATATTTAAAAAAGTTGATGCAGTAACCGTTGGCGATATTCAAAAATTAGCTAAAGATATTTTCAAACCGGAAAAATTAAACTTGGCTTTAATCGGGCCGTTCAAAAATAAAGAAAAATTTAATAAATTATTAAAAATATGA
- a CDS encoding DUF5677 domain-containing protein yields MNLLTKLEKKYLKYLAELLDYGVLQLNRLNGTKFQFGHLPSFLLYNHIAIHNYSEAVYLLCKDSRLHSAYVLLRSIFEAHTNAEYIKFGDSERKLSLFAKEGFIVRKKIADCFDQFIKKYPQKKESISVLEEKNINKMKEFSGSHIKGIDNANKLNQNEEYPDILRRSIEIDKNSLDIEEKGNSELYYHLVYRYLSPYAHLNLFGLETFVDEGIDGDIKFILGRSNNVSTIIMQTYAYYFVSLNGLFEKKILDGEIIEKYKKYFKEFKNNRDLKTSE; encoded by the coding sequence ATGAATTTATTAACAAAATTAGAAAAAAAATATTTAAAATATTTAGCGGAATTATTAGATTATGGAGTTTTACAATTAAATAGATTGAATGGAACTAAATTTCAATTTGGACATCTTCCAAGTTTTTTATTATATAATCATATTGCAATTCATAATTATTCGGAAGCGGTATATTTGTTATGTAAAGATTCGAGACTACACTCTGCATATGTTCTTCTTCGAAGTATTTTCGAAGCGCATACGAATGCTGAATATATAAAATTTGGAGATTCTGAAAGAAAGTTATCATTATTCGCAAAAGAGGGCTTTATTGTTAGAAAAAAAATTGCAGATTGTTTTGATCAATTTATTAAAAAATATCCCCAAAAGAAAGAATCCATTTCTGTTTTAGAAGAAAAAAACATAAATAAGATGAAAGAATTTTCGGGAAGTCATATTAAAGGAATAGATAACGCCAATAAATTGAATCAAAATGAAGAATATCCGGATATTCTTAGAAGATCGATAGAAATTGATAAAAATTCATTAGATATAGAAGAGAAGGGAAATAGCGAGCTTTATTATCATTTAGTTTATAGATATTTATCGCCATATGCGCACTTAAATTTATTTGGGCTAGAAACGTTTGTGGATGAAGGAATCGATGGGGACATAAAATTTATATTAGGGCGGTCAAATAATGTTTCTACTATTATAATGCAAACATATGCATATTATTTTGTGTCATTAAATGGTCTTTTTGAAAAGAAAATTTTGGATGGCGAAATAATAGAAAAATATAAAAAATATTTCAAAGAGTTTAAAAATAATCGTGATTTAAAAACATCGGAGTGA